TGACGGCTGAGCATAATCCCCTGACCAACCAAGCGAGGCAAGAGATACTTGAGCTGGGCTAGGTGCACTTGGAGTTTTCCTTCATGGCTTCGAGCCCGCATGGCAAAGATATCCAAAATCAACTGCATACGGTCAATGACCTTGACACCCAGAACTTCCTCCAGATTAACATTTTGTCGCGGAGTCAAGCGGTTGTTGACAATGACAGTGGTAATCTCTTCTGCATCCACCATGAGCGCAATTTCTTCCAACTTACCAGAGCCGACAAAGGTCTTGGAGTCATATTTTTCACGTTTTTGCCTGTAGCTATCTACAACGACTGCCCCAGCCGTCTTGGCTAGACTGGCCAATTCTTCCATAGAGAGGTCAAAATTGTCCATGCCCTGCAATTCCACACCGATGAGCAGGACGCGTTCCTCTTTTTTCTCCGTTTCAATCATCTAAAAACTCCTCTATCTGGCTTAAAATGCGGTCTTGCACACCAGATTCTCCAATCTGATAAAAGGTGACCTGCATGCGATTACGGAACCAGGTCAGCTGACGCTTGGCAAAACGACGGGTAGCCTGTTTGAGACTCTCACTAGCTTCCTCCAAGGACTGCTCTCCACGGAAATAAGGAAAGAGTTCCTTGTAGCCAATGCCTTTAGCAGCCTGCACATATGGATAATGGTCAAAGAGCCACTTAGCCTCATCCAAAAGCCCAGCCTCAAACATTAGATCTACTCGGCGATTGATACGCTCATAAAGCTGACTGCGCTCATCGTCCAAGCAGATAATCAGCGGTTCATACAAGGTCTCTCGATTTTCCAAATTCTGACCAAAATGGGCAATTTCCAAGGCACGCATAGCACGACGACGATTAAACTGGGGAATTTCAAGGCCTGCTTGCTCCAGAAGATAGGCTAATTCCTCATCTGTATAAGGCTCCAAACTAGCTCGATAAGCTAAAATCTCCTCATGAGGAGTCTCCCCACCTAGATGATATCCTTCAAGTAAGCTCTGGATATAAAGCCCAGTCCCACCAGCGATAATGGCTAGTTTCCCACGACTGTGAATGTCCTTAATAGCCATCTTAGCTTCTGAAACAAAATCAAAAGCCGAGTAAGACTCGGTTACCTCTCTAACATCGATTAAATGATGGGGAACAGCTGCCTGCTCCTCTGGACTAGCCTTAGCCGTCCCAATATCTAGACCTCGGTAAACTTGCTGGCTATCACCACTCACAACTTCCCCACCAAAGCGCTTAGCCACTTCAATAGCAAGAGCTGTCTTTCCAACTGCAGTCGGTCCAACAATCACAATTATTTTTGTTTTCATCTTTTTTCCTTGAAAAATTCCCATTTTTTCGTTACTATTATTATAACACAAAAAGGTCAGTCAGAAAAATGTGACCTCTTGAAGAGGCTGGCTGATTAAGAAGATAAAGGAGGAAGACTCATGGCTAAAGGATTCGCTAAAGGTCTTGTAACAGGTGTCGCAGGAACTGTCGCTGCACTTGCAGGTGCAGTATACGCATTTAAAAAGAAAGTAATCGAACCAGAAGAGCAAAAAGCAGCTTTCATCGAAGAAAACCGTAAAAAAGCAGCTCGTCGCCGCGTATCACGTTAAGAAACAAAAGAAGTTGGGATTCATTGTCTCAACTTCTTTTTTCTATTCTTTTAAATAGCTAGGTCAAACTTCAACTGCGGCTTAACAGGGTCATAATCCACCAACTCAAAATCTTCTGCTTTGATATCAAAGAAATTAGTCCCAGCAGGAGCATTCAGTACCAAACGAGGTTGGCAGTTTGACGGCTCACGACGAAGCAATTCCTGAGCTTGTTCAAATTGATTGTCATAGATATGGAGGTTGTTGATGAAGTAGAAGAACTTCCCAACCTTCCAGCCGAAATGCTTAGCAATCATCATTTGAAGAGCCACGTACTGCATAGCGTTGATATGGTGGGCTACTAGCATGTCGTTAGAACGCTGGGTCAAGGTCGCATCCAGATAGATTTCTCCATCTATACGACGGACATCAAACATGGTCTGAAAGGCACATGGGAGCAGCCCATCTGTTTCTTCGAAAGCTTGGTAATCCCAGAGCGAAATGATATTGCGGCGGTTCCAAGGGTTGGCTTCCAACTGCTTGAGAAGCTTATTGATGATGTCGTGTTTCTTAACAACAGCCCCATAGCGCTCACCGATGGTCCCTGTATCTCCCACTTCCCAGTCATTCCAATAGTGGACATTGTACTTGTCATTAAGAACTTCTAGGCTGTTGGACTGGTCTTGGTAGATCCAGAGCACTTCCTTGATGGCCGATTTGATAGCGATAGGGCGTAAAGTTGTAATGGGGAATTCCCCCTTGGCCAAGTCATACTCGGCAAAGGCACCCGTTACATATTTAGAGTTGGCAACTGTCCCATCCTTGTACTTAGGACGAGCCTGCTCTGAAAAGACACCGTCTTTGAGGATTCGTTCAATATTTTCTTTAAAAATTGTATCTGCTTTTGTCATTTCGTTTCACCTCATTCATTG
Above is a genomic segment from Streptococcus mitis containing:
- a CDS encoding tRNA dimethylallyltransferase, encoding MKTKIIVIVGPTAVGKTALAIEVAKRFGGEVVSGDSQQVYRGLDIGTAKASPEEQAAVPHHLIDVREVTESYSAFDFVSEAKMAIKDIHSRGKLAIIAGGTGLYIQSLLEGYHLGGETPHEEILAYRASLEPYTDEELAYLLEQAGLEIPQFNRRRAMRALEIAHFGQNLENRETLYEPLIICLDDERSQLYERINRRVDLMFEAGLLDEAKWLFDHYPYVQAAKGIGYKELFPYFRGEQSLEEASESLKQATRRFAKRQLTWFRNRMQVTFYQIGESGVQDRILSQIEEFLDD
- a CDS encoding thymidylate synthase encodes the protein MTKADTIFKENIERILKDGVFSEQARPKYKDGTVANSKYVTGAFAEYDLAKGEFPITTLRPIAIKSAIKEVLWIYQDQSNSLEVLNDKYNVHYWNDWEVGDTGTIGERYGAVVKKHDIINKLLKQLEANPWNRRNIISLWDYQAFEETDGLLPCAFQTMFDVRRIDGEIYLDATLTQRSNDMLVAHHINAMQYVALQMMIAKHFGWKVGKFFYFINNLHIYDNQFEQAQELLRREPSNCQPRLVLNAPAGTNFFDIKAEDFELVDYDPVKPQLKFDLAI